A portion of the Lolium rigidum isolate FL_2022 chromosome 1, APGP_CSIRO_Lrig_0.1, whole genome shotgun sequence genome contains these proteins:
- the LOC124695793 gene encoding phosphatidylcholine:diacylglycerol cholinephosphotransferase 1-like encodes MPPPSLPAAQDQAAPASAAVRRAGKGKRVHPLPDGAAMGEEKPKPAPATRRPAADWLTPAGVAGILARHPLPALFACGLLLFMGVEYTIPMVPAAAPPLDLGFVATAAMHAGIEARPWLNSLLAALNTVFVAMQAAYILWAILVEQRPRAAIATLMMFTCRGLLGCSTQLPLPAEFLGSPMDFPVGNVSFFLFYSGHVAGAVIASLDMRRVGRYRLAGLYDALNLAQVVRLLACRGHYTIDLAVGVGAGLLFDMLAARYLESKNVDVTRCCSNCQKVSQKLTS; translated from the exons ATGCCGCCGCCCAGCCTCCCCGCCGCGCAGGACCAGGCcgcccccgcctccgccgccgtccgccgcgcgGGCAAGGGCAAGAGGGTCCACCCGCTGCCCGACGGCGCCGCGATGGGGGAGGAGAAGCCgaagccggcgccggcgacgaggaggccCGCGGCGGACTGGCTGACGCCCGCGGGGGTGGCCGGCATCCTGGCGCGGCACCCGCTGCCGGCCCTCTTCGCGTGCGGGCTGCTGCTCTTCATGGGCGTCGAGTACACCATCCCCATggtccccgccgccgcgcccccgctCGACCTCGGcttcgtcgccaccgccgccatgcACGCCGGGATCGAGGCCAGGCCCTGGCTCAACTCGCTCCTCGCCGCGCTCAACACG GTGTTCGTCGCGATGCAGGCCGCCTACATCCTGTGGGCCATCCTCGTCGAGCAGCGCCCGCGCGCCGCCATCGCCACGCTCATGATGTTCACctgccgcggcctcctcggctgCTCCACGCAGCTGCCCCTGCCGGCGGAGTTCCTGGGATCCCCAATGGACTTCCCCGTGGGAAAcgtctccttcttcctcttctactCAGGGCATGTTGCTGGTGCGGTGATCGCGTCCCTCGACATGCGCCGTGTGGGACGGTACAGGCTGGCGGGCCTCTACGACGCGCTCAACCTGGCTCAGGTGGTCAGGCTGCTCGCGTGCAGAGGGCACTACACCATCGACCTGGCTGTCGGTGTCGGCGCGGGTCTCCTCTTCGACATGCTTGCTGCCAGGTACCTGG